The window GCGCATGGCCGACCTGTCCGACGGGTTCATCGCGCTCCCCGGCGGCTACGGGACGTTCGAGGAGTTCTTCGAGGTGCTCACCTGGTCGCAGCTGGGCATCCATCCCAAGCCGTGCGGCCTGCTGAACGTGGGCGGCTTCTACGATCCGCTCCTGGCGATGGTGGACCACGCCGTCCGCGAGGAGTTCGTGCGGCCGGCCCACCGCGCGCTCATTCTGGACGACGCGGATGCGGAGCGGCTGCTCGAGCGGATGGCGGATTTCGCCCCGCCCGCGGTGGAAAAGTGGATCCGCCCGGAGCAGCGCTGACCAGCAGGGTTGGATTTGTGGCGCCCCGGGTTTATGCTCCGTGCGCAGACCCTTCCATCCACCCGCGTCGCCGCCGATGATGCAGCCTGTTGATCCACCGCCGTTCCACGCCGTCCTGGGGATGGCGGGCTGGGCGCCCATGCTGGTGCTGCTGGCCGGGCTGGTGCTGCTGTGCGTGGAAGTGTTCGCCCTTCCCGGCTTTGGCGTGTCGGGGATCATGGGGGTGCTGGCGCTGCTCGCGGGCGCCGTGCTCCTGATCGCGGGGCCCCTTCCCGGCGTGGCGGACGTCACCCTGGCCACCTTTGCCGTCCTTTCCGCGCTGGCCATGCTGGCCGTGGGCACGTGGGCCGTGCTGGCCACCCGGCGCGGCGACTACCACGCGATCTTTGGCGGATCGCTGGAGCGCGAGCGGGGCTACGTCTCCGCCCCGCCGCGGCCGGAACTGGAAGGCGCAGAGGGCGTGGCGCTCACGGATCTGCGTCCCGCGGGCGCCGCGCAGATCGGCGGCGAGCGGCTGGACGTGGTGAGCGACGCGGGATGGATCGGCGCGGGAACGCCGCTGCGCATCCTTCGCTCCGACGGCTACCGCACCGTCGTGCGCCCGCTCGCCCCGCGCGAAGCGGACGCGCGGGACTGATCCCGCAACACGGGCCAGCGGCTCGCAACTTCTTTCGCCGCAACCCCGTACGCATCCCCGCCGCCGGCACCGGGCCGGCGGCGGCCCGCGCATCCGCGGGACACCTTTCCCTGATCCACAGGACCTGGCCCATGGATGGACTCGCCGCAGGCAGTGCGCTGATCCTCGTCTTCTTCGCCATCATCGCCTTCTTTGTCCTCATCACCCTGATCCCCGTGGGGCTGTGGGTGCAGGCGTGGACGTCGGGCGTGTACGTGCCGTTCGTGCAGCTGATCGGCATGCGCTTCCGGCGGGTGAGCCCGGGGCGCATCGTCAATCCGCTCATCACCGCGCGCAAGGCCGGTGTGCGGCTGGAAGTGGATGAACTGGAAGGGCACTACCTGGCCGGCGGCAACGTGGAACGCGTCGTCCAGGCGCTGATCGCGGCCGACAAGGCCGGCATCGGCCTCACCTTCGAGCAGGCGGCCGCCATCGACCTGGCCGGGCGCGACGTGCTGGAGGCGGTGCAGACCTCCGTGAACCCCAAGGTCATCAGCACGCCGCGCGTGGCGGCCATGGCCAAGGACGGCATTCAGCTCATCGCCATCGCCCGCGTGACGGTGCGCGCCAACATCAACCGCCTCGTGGGCGGCGCGGGCGAGGAAACGATCCTGGCGCGCGTGGGCGAGGGCATCGTGTCCACCATCGGCTCGTCCATCAGCCACGCGGCGGTGCTGGAGAACCCCGACAACATCAGCAAGACGGTGCTGGCCAAGGGGCTGGACGCGGGGACGGCGTTCGAGATCCTGTCCATCGACATCGCCGACGTGGACGTGGGCAAGAACATCGGCGCGGAACTGCAGACGGACCAGGCCGAGGCCGACAAGCGCATCGCCCAGGCCCGCGCGGAGGAGCGGCGCGCCATGGCCGTGGCGCTGGAGCAGGAAAACCAGGCGCGGGTGGTGGAGGCGCGCGCCCGGGTCATCGAGGCCGAGGCGCAGGTGCCCATGGCCATCGCCGAGGCGTTCCGCAACGGCAACCTGGGGGTGATGGACTACGCGCGGTACCAGAACGTGCAGAGCGACACGGGGATGCGCCGCGCACTGGCCGGTCCTTCCGCGCCCGGCGGGCAGGGCGGCGGCCCGCAGGGGAGCTGACGGTGGGATGGCTGATCACCGCGGCGGTCGTCTTCTGGATCTTCGGTCTGATCCAGAAGGCCTCGCAGTCGCGGCTGCCCCCCACCACGTACGAGGGATTTCAGGCGGAAGAACTCGTTCATCGCGCGCTCCCCGCCGGGCGCATGCAGCTGGCGATGGAGGCCAGTTCGTCCGAGGGCGAGGTGGATGAACTGGCGGCCGACACCGACCTGACGTTCGACGACGACGTGGACGACGGCGAGGACGCGACGGGGGACCTGGTGCTGTTCACCCCGCGCGCCCCCGTGGTGCTGACGACCACCGAGGCGCGCCCGCTTCCCGAGGCCGCCCGCGCGCTGGAGGCGGAGGTGGACTGGACGGCGGAGCACGAGCGCTTTCACCGGAAGTACGTGGACGCGCCGGCGCAGGCGCACCCCCCGCACCACGCGCTGCTGCAGGAACTTCGCGATCCGGAATCACTGCGCCGCGCCATTCTGATGTCCGAGGTGCTGGGCCCGCCCGTCAGTTCGCGGGAACCGCGCGAGTTCTGAAGCCGGGCGGAAAGTCGGGTAAGTGGATGCGGGGCAGGCGGATGCACATCCGCCTGCCCCGTTTTTCCATCCTGGACGGCGGGCGGCGGGCAGAGCGCCGCGTTGACGGCAGGACTCTTGCCAAGTAGCTTTCCCGCAGGAAACGGAAGGGGAGTAGCTTACCGGCGAGACAGCCGGCGGCCGGATCGTCAAGACTGCGGGGCAACCCGCACGGTCCGGTTGGGATGCGGCGCGTGGATGCGCGTCGCGATCAGGGCGAGACCTTCGTCTTTGGACCCAGGTGCCTTTGTGCATCTGGGGCCGGACGAACGGTATCGCCCGTTTTCGTGCATGCATACGTCCCGCGCGGGCGTCCATCCGGGGAGGCAAGTTGCTGAAGGGACACGTTCTGCCCTACGTGGGCTTCACGGTGCTGGTGTTCATCATCCTGGCGTTTGACCTGGGTGTGATGAACCGCAAGGCGCACGTGGTAAAGCCGAAGGAAGCCGGCCTGTTCGCCGCCTTCACCATGACGCTGGCCCTGATCTTTGCCGGCCTCATGTGGACCGGCAACCTTCCCGTGGAAGGAACGGGGGGGCAGAAGCACGCCCTGGAGTTCCTGACCGGCTACCTGATCGAGCTGGCGCTGAGCGTGGACAACATCTTTGTCTTCGTTCTGATCTTCGCCTACTTCAAGGTGCCGCCCAAGTACCAGCACCGGGTGCTGTTCTGGGGCGTGCTGGGCGCCCTGGCCATGCGCGGCGCCATGATCGCGGCGGGGGCGATCCTGATCGCGCGCTTCGAGTGGATCATCTACGTGTTCGGCGCGTTCCTGGTGTACACCGGGATCAAGATGGCCACGCAGGACGAGATGGACGTGGAGCCGGAATCCAACCCGGCGCTGCGGCTGATCCGGCGCATCATGCCCATCTCCAACACGTACCACGAGCAGCATTTCTTCGTCAAGGAAACCGTAGCCGGAAAGCTGCGCTGGGTGGCCACGCCGCTGCTGGTGGTGCTGGTGCTGGTGGAAACGACGGACCTGATCTTTGCCGTCGACAGCATTCCCGCGGTGTTCGCAGTTACGCGCGACCCGTTCCTGGTGTACACCAGCAACGTGTTCGCCATCCTGTGCCTGCGGTCGCTGTACTTTCTGCTGGCCGGGGTGATCGACAAGTTCCACTACCTCAAGCTGGGGCTGTCGATCGTGCTGGTGTTCATCGGCGCCAAGATGCTGGTGGTGGCGCTGCACGTGCACATTCCGGTGCTGGTGTCGCTGCTGGTGGTGGCCGGGGTGCTGGGCGGGTCGGTGGTGGCGTCGCTCATGTTCCCCAAGCAGCTGGAGGAGCACGACGAGGTGACGCACGACCCGCTGGACGAGAGCGACGATCCGCCCGGGCCGGTGCTGCGCGGGAAGTAGTGGGATCGATTGATGAAACGCAGAACGGCTCTCCGGACGGAGAGCCGTTCTCGTTTTCATCTGGGTCCAGGGCGGCCCCCACCCGGGCTCGTACTACTCGCCCACCCTCCCCCAAAAAAGACTGGGGGAGGGTTGGGGCGGGCGGATGGTTTGGTGCGGGCGGCGGAGTTGGTCGCGGCGGCGAGTATCTGGAGCGAATGAATCCGCCGCTCCAGAAGCGGAAAGCCCCGACTCACGGCCGCTGTCGCGTCCATGATCGGGGCTTCAACTGCATCTGGGGCGGGTTACGCGCGCGCCGGTTGGTTAGCTCGGCGGATAGTAGATCCTTCGTCGGCGCCAAGCATCGGCGCGGCGGAAGGTCCGTCCGGCGCCTTCTCAGGATGACGCCCTTTGGGCGTGGCGCGGATGGTCGTCGTGCGGGGGGCACGTGGCCGTGGCGCTGACCCCGGGCCGTCGTGGTGTCTGTCATTGGTTGAAGCCCCGGGCGTGGACGCGACAGCGGCCACGAGCCGGGGGTTCCCGCTGTTTGAGCGGCGGATTCATTCGCTCAACAGACCCCGCTCACGCGCGGATCTTCGCCTCCCCGCACCGAACTATCCGCCCCATCAACCCTCCCCCAGTCTTTTTTGGGGGAGGGTGGGCCGGTAGTGCCGGCCCGGGTGGGGGCCGTCGTGAGCCTCGCCCGCCGGGCCGGATTCTACGCTCTTCCCATCCGCCGAAAAAGAGGAAGTCTCAGTCCGCCGTGGCCAGCGCGGGGAGCGCGGCCAACGGATCGGGAGCCACGTCGCGAAACGCGCCCAGCACCTCCATCAACCGGTCCACATCCGCCTCGTTGCTGGCGATCCCCACCGACACGCGTACCGCGCCCACCGGGTGGTCGCTCATGCAGTCGCTGAAGACCTGGATGTTGAACGTCTCGGCCGTGAGCGTGTTGATGCAGCGGAACGCGTCCTCATCCGCATACTCGAACGCGAACTCGGCCGCGCCGGGGTTGCAGAAGAAGCCCGTCCGCAGCGAGATCCCCGCGTCGTTGGCGCACTGCTCCACCCCGCGGAAGTCCACCAGCCCGCCCTCCGGATCCAGCAGGTTGAACGCCAGCGTGCCGCCGCGCCCCTCCATGCTGGCCGGTCCGTAGAACCGCACCATCGGTTCGCCGTTGCTGTGGCGCATGGATGCCAGCCCGTTCAGCATCCGCTCCGCGAGCCGGGTGACGTGCGCGTTCACGTTCTCGATGCCGATCCCCTCCAGAAAATCCAGCCCGGTGGTGACCGCGGCGATCCCCAGGTAGTTCAGCGTACCGTCCTCGAACGCGCGGCCCGTGACGTGGGCCATGTGCATCTGGTTCTGCGCCGACACGAATCGCACCGTTCCGCCCGCGAACCACGGCCGGTGCAGTTCGCCCAGCGCGTTGCGCCGGGCCAGCAGCACGCCCACCCCGGTGGGAAAGCCGAACATCTTGTAGAACGACACGCACACGAAGTCCGGCGTGACCGTGCTCAGGTCCAGCCGGTTGGTGGGGACGTACGCCGCCGCGTCCAGCACCACGTGGTAGCCGTACTCCTGCGCCAGCGCCACCAGCTCCAGCGGATGCTTTACGCCCGAGAAGTTGGACTGCGCGGGAAAGGCGAACAGATTGTGCCCGCGGCGGCCCGCGCCGGCCAGGTGCGCCTCCACGTCCGCCAGGCGCATCTCCGGACCCATGGGCACGTAGCGCACGTCCGCGCCGTGCGCCGAGGCGAACTCCCGCAGGCCGTTGACGCTGTTGTGGTTGTCCGCCGTCAGCAGAAAGCGGCCGCCCGGCTCCCACGGGTACGCCTCGCCGATGAGCTTGAGCGCGCCACTGGCGTTGAGCGTAAACACGACTTCGTACAGCTCGGGATCGGCGTTGAAGTACGCCAGCACGCGCTGCCGGGCCGTTTCGCACTGCTGCGTGGCGGCCAGCGAGGTGGGGTTTCGCGAATGCGGATTGCCGAACACGCCGGCGCAGAGAAAGTCCGCGTGGGCGCGCACCTGCGACTCGGCGTACAGCCCGGCGCCGGTGTAGTCGAGGTAGACGTGCCCCTCCGCGTCCAGGCGGCTGAACTCGCGATCGCGCAACTGCTGGAAGGTGTCGTGCATCGTGGGCTCCTGCATGGGGTTCGGCGGACCCGCAATATAGGGTACAGCGGGGTGGAACGGAATTCCCGCGGCCTTCCGGGCCTCAGTGCGGCCCCCACCCGGGCCGGCACCACCGGCCCACCCTCCCCCAAAAAAGACTGGGGGAGGGTTGAGGCGGGCGGTTGATACGGTACGCCACGAGGAGTACCGATCGGCGCGAACACTCTTGAGCGGATGAATCCGCCGCTCCAGAAGCGGGAACCCCCGACTCGCGGCCGCTGTCGCGTCCACGATCGGGGCTTCAACTGCGTGGGAACCACATCCCGTGCGCCACCCTGCCCCCTCGCACGGCACCTTGTCATCCTGGGAAGGCGCCGCCTGACCTCCGCCGCGCGGAGGCCTGGCGCCGACGAAGGATCTGCCATCCGCCGAGCCCACTACGCGACGCGCACGGACCTCGCCCCGCATGCAGTTGAAGCCCCGAACGGCGCGCGAATAGCGCCGTGTCGGGGGTTCCCGCTGTTTGAGCGGCGGATCCATTCCGCTCAGAAAACCCCGTTGCCACGCGTTCCTCGGAGCACCTGACGGTACCGTTCATCACTCTGGCGTGGCGTCCAACGACGATGCTTCCCAACCGACTCAGGCTGTCCTCGACAGACTGACGGTTCCCTCCATCGACGAGACCACGACGTAGATCACGCGCCGGATCGACGTCTACACGCCCGCGTGCTCGCGATCGCGCGGCGGGGACGAGGATGCGGCGGGCCCACCCGTCACCGAACCCGACCGGTCGCGGCGGGCGGCGCGGAGTTCGGCGCGGGCTTCGGCCAGGGCGGCGCGCATCCGCGTGCGCCCCGCGTCGCCGATGTCCTCGCCCGCGAAGCGCGCGCGCAGGTACAGGCGCACGACCTCCCCGGCGGGGCGCCACCCCGGCGCCGCGGCGCGCGCCAGGCGCTCGGCGAAATCCAGCGGCCCGCCGCCGTCCATCCCCATCCGCGCGTACACGCGGCGGAGCGCGAGGTACACACGCTGCTCCGGCGAGCGCGGGCCCGATCTGCCGCGCCGCATCCAGATCGCCGCGGCCGCCGCCACGCCGATCGCGATCGCCACGGGAAGCATGGGCGGCGCGCGGAACGGCGCCCGCTTTCCATCATCCCCGAAGGCCCGCTCCCGGTCTCGCTCGAAAAGGTCGCCCAGGCGGCGCGCCATCCCCAGCTGCTTGTCCAGGTCGTAATCCAGCACCCAGCGGTACCAGCGGTGCTCCATCCCATCGAACCAGAAGCGCAGCGGCCACGCCCACGCCTCGCCCGTTTCGCGGTTCACCAGGTCGTCGCGCGAGGGCGGCGTGGGATCGAACGTCACCCATCCCAGGCCGCTGAACCACACCTCCACCCACGAGTGCGCATCGTTTCCCGTCACGGCCAGGTAGCCGCCGGTCTGGTTCCACTCGCCGCCCAGAAAGCCGGTGACGTTGCGCGCGGGAATCCCCGCCGTGCGCATCAGCATCACCATCGCCGTGCTGAAGTACTCGCAGTGGGCCTGCCGGCGGCGGAAAATGAATCCCTCCAGCGTGCCCTCGTCGCGCGTGCGCGGCAGGTCCAGCGTGTAGCCGAAGTTCTGCCGAAAGTAGCGCTCCACGGACCGCGCCTTGTCCAGCCGGTCCGCATACGGCCCCGTCAGCGAGTCCGCCAGCCGCTTCATGGCCGGCGTAAAGGCAGGGGTCTGCAGATACGGATTCAGCAGCCGCGAATCCGGCCGCCGCGCCGCGCGCAGCCGTCCGTCCGGTGGCGCCTCGGGTCCGTAGAGGACGGTGTAGACGGGGACGTCCGATCCAAAGTACAGCACGTCCCCTGACGGCTCCTGAAAGGCGCGGATGGCCGAACGCGCCTGCACCGCCAGCACCGGATGCGGCCCGAACAGCACCTCCGCCCCCGACGGCCCGCCAAAGATGCGCGCCCGGCGCGACGTTCCGCCCCAGCGGGCCAGGTACGCCGGCCCGGGCATGGCGGGTCCGGGAAGCCCGCGCGTGCGAGACCACCGCACGCCGTCAAAGTGGTCGAACGAGCGGCCGCGCCAGTGCATCCGCTCCGCGTTCGCCGGCACACTGTCCGCAAACTCCACCCGCAACGCCACTTCGGGGTTGGATGACAGGCGCCCGCCCAGCTGCCCCAGCCGCACCTCGTCCGAAAAGCCGGCCATCACCTCGCCGTCGCCGCTGCGCCCCTGCACGTTCCACGTCCGCGGCAGGCGGGGAAAGAGGATGAACAGCCCCACCGCCACCGTCAGCGTCACGGCGGAAAGCGCGGCCATCGCCCCCGCCATCCGCCGGCTGACCCGCACGTCCGGCGCGTGGAAGCGCTCGGCCTGGCGGCGCAGGTGGCCCGCCATCATCGCCAGCGTCGCGAGCACGATGAACGCGACGAACGCGGCGGCAAACGGAAGACCGGGATAGAACGCCGTCGCCGCGACCAGGAGCGCAAAGGAGAGCAGGTACAGCCGCCCGTCGTTCCGGGTCTCCAGCGAGCGCAGGCTTTCGCCGCCCAGCAGCAGCAGGAGCATGGCCATGACCGCGGGCATGAAGTCCGCGCTCAGCACGAAGGCGACGTACAGCATCCACGCGCACAGGCCCACGATGAGGATGCGCGTGCCCCGTTCGATCAGCGCGCTCCACCGCGCGGAGGGCGGGCGCACGACGGCGGCACCCAGCGCGGCGCCGGCGATCCCCACGTCCGCCGTCCACCCCGCGCCGGCGGCGTAGGCGGCCAGCGCGGCCAATCCCATTCCCGCCGTCAGCCGGCGGTGCAGCTGCGCGGCGGTCATCGTCCGCCTCCCGCGGCGGCAAAGACGTCGCCCCAGCCGGGGCCGGGCGCGCCGGCGGTCACCAGCACGCACTCCGCGGGGGGGACGGGCGGGTCCAGCCGCGGCGCGTCCGCGCGAAGCTCGGCGCGGGCGAGCGCATCCAGCACCCGCTCCAGCTGCGCCGCGCCGCCGGCCGGCCGCACCCGCGCATCCTGCGTCGCCAATCCGAACGACTCTCCCCGCCGGGATGCACGTGCCGCCAGCGCAGCGGCGATCTCCACCGCGGCCTCGCCCAGTTCGTCATCCACCGAAAGCAGGTCCAGGCACAGCCAGAGCGCGCGCGACCGGTCGCGCTCGTACTCGCGCACGACCGGGTGGCCCACGCGGGCGGTGGTGCGCCAGTGCACGTCGCGCGGGTCGTCGCCGGAGCGGTACGGGCGCAGGCCGCGGTACTCGCCGCGCGCGCCGGCCGCGCCGGACATGGATTCGCCGCTGCTGCGCACGCGCTCGCCGGACGGGCGGGGTTCGCGCACGGGGCGGTCCGTCCGCGGCCAGACCACCACTTCGCCGGCGAGGTCCATGTCGCGTTCCTTGACGAACAGGCCGAATGGAAACGAGGTGGATACGACGATGGTCTCCAGCGGCACCACGCCGCGCGCAGGCCACACGTTTTCCGCCCGCGCCGCGCCGGTGGATTGCGGCGCGATGACGGGCGTCCATCCCCGCCCCGCCATGCCGTCTTCGCCTGCCTCGATGGAGTAGGCGGAGAGGCGGCGGTTGCCGTTGCGGATCTCGTAGGTGATGCGCGCGGGCTCGCCGGCGGTGGCGCGGGGCACGCGGCGGCGGATCTCCAGCCGGCGCACCATCTGTTCGGAAAGCACGCCGCTGAGCGTGATGAAGCCCAGCATTCCGCCGAGCAGCAGAAAGAGCAGGTTGTTGCCGGTGCCCATGGCGGCCAGCCCCAGCAGCACCGAACCGCCGGTAAAGAACCATCCCCCGCGCGAAAAGCGCAGCCGGCGCGGCGGCCGGAGCCAGCGTCGGATGCGCTTGCGGATGCGCTGCGTGCGAGTGAGCGGAACGGTCTTCACGGCGGTGTTCGCTGGATCAGGTACGGCGGATAAGGGATAATCAGGGCACGTGATAGGCGCAGGGAGAACTGCACGTCCGTGCGTTCCGGATGGCTCGGCGCGGCGGCAGGCAGCCCTCACCCCCCGGCCCCCTCTCCCGCAAGCGGGAGAGGGGGAGACCTCAGCGCGGGCGCCGCCTGCGGAATGGGCCGCCGTTTCTTGCGCGGTTGAAGCCCCGAACCGGACGCGCCAGCGGCTGGTGTCGGGGCTTTGCGCTGTTTGAGCGGCGGATTTATCCGCTCAACGGATCCGCTCACGCCACGTTTGTGTGCATCCCGCGCCGGCCTCTCCGCCCCGCCCCAACCCTCCCCCAGTCTTTTTGGGGGGAGGGTGGGCCGGTGGTGCCGGCCCGGGTGGGGGCCGCCCGCGAACTTCGCGCTTCAGACGGGAACCGGGATGCGCGCGATGATCTCATCCAGCAGCATCACCGCCTCGCCATATGCCTCACCGGTGGCGGCAGATGCGCCGGCGGGGAGCAGACGGTGGGCGAGCACGGGGCCGGCCAGGCGACGCACGTCATCGGGAACCAGGAACTCGCGGCCGTCCACCAGCGCGTACCCCCGTGCCGCCCGCAGCAGCGCGATCGCCCCGCGGGTGCTGGCTCCCGCGCGGAACCGCGGCTCCGTGCGCGTGGCCTGCACCATCGCCATCAGGTAGTCGATGATGGACGGATCGGCGTGCACCGAATCCACCCGGTCCTGCATCTGCACGACGGACTGCGGGTTCAGCACCGGCCGGATGCGGTCAATGGGATCGTGCACGCCGGACGACTGCAGCAGCACCGTGCGCTCCTCGTCCGCGTCCGGATAGCCGATGGAAAGCCGCATCATGAAGCGGTCAAGCTGGCTTTCCGGAAGCGGATAGGTGCCGTGCTGCTCCAGCGGGTTCTGCGTCGCCATCACCAGAAACGGGCGCGGCAGATCGAAGCTGCGCTCGTCGATGGTCACCCGGCCTTCCTGCATGGCCTCCAGCAGCCCGCTCTGGGTGCGCGGCGGCGCGCGGTTGATCTCGTCCGCCAGCACCATGTTGGTAAAGATCGGCCCGGGCCGGGTCTCGAACTCGTGCGTGCGCGGGTTGTAGACGCTCACGCCGAGCACGTCGCTGGGCAGCAGGTCGCTGGTGAACTGGATGCGGCGGAAGTCCAGCCCCAGCGCCGCCGTAAGCGCGCGCGCCAGCGTAGTCTTGCCCACGCCGGGCACGTCCTCGAACAGCAGGTGCCCGCGGGCCAGCAGCGCGGCCACGGACAGGCGCACGGTTTCGCGCTTGCCGCGAAATACGGTTTCCACCTGCGCGACCAGATCGTCGAGCAGGCGAAGGTCCAGGTCCGGTGCGTCGACCGGAACGGCGTTCAGCATGGACGCGTTCGTGGGATGGCGGGAGATGCGGATGATTCGCCGCCCTGTACACCCACGTGACAGGAACGGTCGTTTCGTTCGATGATCGTGACTTGACTCACCTGTGGCGGATTCCGTCATCCCGGGATGTGCAGCACGGTCTCCTCGACCGACGGTCCCGGGCGGATACGTCCGAGTTTGATGGAGATACCGGGCGTCTGGCCCGCATCGTCCGTGGCGGCGTGTGATTGATCAGCACGATGTCGGGATCGATGATCTTCCGCGCGACTACCGCGGCTCCGCGCCGTTCGTCAAAGCACCAGCTTCATCCCCTCGTGCGTCGCGCGGAAGCCGAGTCGCTCGTAGAAACGATGCGCGTCGGTGCGCGACTTGTC is drawn from Longimicrobium terrae and contains these coding sequences:
- a CDS encoding TIGR00730 family Rossman fold protein, whose translation is MKRICVFCGSSAGAQPAYAHAAGSVGRMLAARGIGLVYGGGKVGLMGVVADAVMAAGGEVIGVIPEALMRREVGHGGLTELHVVGSMHERKARMADLSDGFIALPGGYGTFEEFFEVLTWSQLGIHPKPCGLLNVGGFYDPLLAMVDHAVREEFVRPAHRALILDDADAERLLERMADFAPPAVEKWIRPEQR
- a CDS encoding NfeD family protein; protein product: MMQPVDPPPFHAVLGMAGWAPMLVLLAGLVLLCVEVFALPGFGVSGIMGVLALLAGAVLLIAGPLPGVADVTLATFAVLSALAMLAVGTWAVLATRRGDYHAIFGGSLERERGYVSAPPRPELEGAEGVALTDLRPAGAAQIGGERLDVVSDAGWIGAGTPLRILRSDGYRTVVRPLAPREADARD
- the floA gene encoding flotillin-like protein FloA (flotillin-like protein involved in membrane lipid rafts) — protein: MDGLAAGSALILVFFAIIAFFVLITLIPVGLWVQAWTSGVYVPFVQLIGMRFRRVSPGRIVNPLITARKAGVRLEVDELEGHYLAGGNVERVVQALIAADKAGIGLTFEQAAAIDLAGRDVLEAVQTSVNPKVISTPRVAAMAKDGIQLIAIARVTVRANINRLVGGAGEETILARVGEGIVSTIGSSISHAAVLENPDNISKTVLAKGLDAGTAFEILSIDIADVDVGKNIGAELQTDQAEADKRIAQARAEERRAMAVALEQENQARVVEARARVIEAEAQVPMAIAEAFRNGNLGVMDYARYQNVQSDTGMRRALAGPSAPGGQGGGPQGS
- a CDS encoding TerC family protein; this translates as MLKGHVLPYVGFTVLVFIILAFDLGVMNRKAHVVKPKEAGLFAAFTMTLALIFAGLMWTGNLPVEGTGGQKHALEFLTGYLIELALSVDNIFVFVLIFAYFKVPPKYQHRVLFWGVLGALAMRGAMIAAGAILIARFEWIIYVFGAFLVYTGIKMATQDEMDVEPESNPALRLIRRIMPISNTYHEQHFFVKETVAGKLRWVATPLLVVLVLVETTDLIFAVDSIPAVFAVTRDPFLVYTSNVFAILCLRSLYFLLAGVIDKFHYLKLGLSIVLVFIGAKMLVVALHVHIPVLVSLLVVAGVLGGSVVASLMFPKQLEEHDEVTHDPLDESDDPPGPVLRGK
- a CDS encoding aminotransferase class V-fold PLP-dependent enzyme, whose product is MHDTFQQLRDREFSRLDAEGHVYLDYTGAGLYAESQVRAHADFLCAGVFGNPHSRNPTSLAATQQCETARQRVLAYFNADPELYEVVFTLNASGALKLIGEAYPWEPGGRFLLTADNHNSVNGLREFASAHGADVRYVPMGPEMRLADVEAHLAGAGRRGHNLFAFPAQSNFSGVKHPLELVALAQEYGYHVVLDAAAYVPTNRLDLSTVTPDFVCVSFYKMFGFPTGVGVLLARRNALGELHRPWFAGGTVRFVSAQNQMHMAHVTGRAFEDGTLNYLGIAAVTTGLDFLEGIGIENVNAHVTRLAERMLNGLASMRHSNGEPMVRFYGPASMEGRGGTLAFNLLDPEGGLVDFRGVEQCANDAGISLRTGFFCNPGAAEFAFEYADEDAFRCINTLTAETFNIQVFSDCMSDHPVGAVRVSVGIASNEADVDRLMEVLGAFRDVAPDPLAALPALATAD
- a CDS encoding transglutaminaseTgpA domain-containing protein produces the protein MTAAQLHRRLTAGMGLAALAAYAAGAGWTADVGIAGAALGAAVVRPPSARWSALIERGTRILIVGLCAWMLYVAFVLSADFMPAVMAMLLLLLGGESLRSLETRNDGRLYLLSFALLVAATAFYPGLPFAAAFVAFIVLATLAMMAGHLRRQAERFHAPDVRVSRRMAGAMAALSAVTLTVAVGLFILFPRLPRTWNVQGRSGDGEVMAGFSDEVRLGQLGGRLSSNPEVALRVEFADSVPANAERMHWRGRSFDHFDGVRWSRTRGLPGPAMPGPAYLARWGGTSRRARIFGGPSGAEVLFGPHPVLAVQARSAIRAFQEPSGDVLYFGSDVPVYTVLYGPEAPPDGRLRAARRPDSRLLNPYLQTPAFTPAMKRLADSLTGPYADRLDKARSVERYFRQNFGYTLDLPRTRDEGTLEGFIFRRRQAHCEYFSTAMVMLMRTAGIPARNVTGFLGGEWNQTGGYLAVTGNDAHSWVEVWFSGLGWVTFDPTPPSRDDLVNRETGEAWAWPLRFWFDGMEHRWYRWVLDYDLDKQLGMARRLGDLFERDRERAFGDDGKRAPFRAPPMLPVAIAIGVAAAAAIWMRRGRSGPRSPEQRVYLALRRVYARMGMDGGGPLDFAERLARAAAPGWRPAGEVVRLYLRARFAGEDIGDAGRTRMRAALAEARAELRAARRDRSGSVTGGPAASSSPPRDREHAGV
- a CDS encoding DUF58 domain-containing protein, whose product is MKTVPLTRTQRIRKRIRRWLRPPRRLRFSRGGWFFTGGSVLLGLAAMGTGNNLLFLLLGGMLGFITLSGVLSEQMVRRLEIRRRVPRATAGEPARITYEIRNGNRRLSAYSIEAGEDGMAGRGWTPVIAPQSTGAARAENVWPARGVVPLETIVVSTSFPFGLFVKERDMDLAGEVVVWPRTDRPVREPRPSGERVRSSGESMSGAAGARGEYRGLRPYRSGDDPRDVHWRTTARVGHPVVREYERDRSRALWLCLDLLSVDDELGEAAVEIAAALAARASRRGESFGLATQDARVRPAGGAAQLERVLDALARAELRADAPRLDPPVPPAECVLVTAGAPGPGWGDVFAAAGGGR
- a CDS encoding AAA family ATPase, producing MLNAVPVDAPDLDLRLLDDLVAQVETVFRGKRETVRLSVAALLARGHLLFEDVPGVGKTTLARALTAALGLDFRRIQFTSDLLPSDVLGVSVYNPRTHEFETRPGPIFTNMVLADEINRAPPRTQSGLLEAMQEGRVTIDERSFDLPRPFLVMATQNPLEQHGTYPLPESQLDRFMMRLSIGYPDADEERTVLLQSSGVHDPIDRIRPVLNPQSVVQMQDRVDSVHADPSIIDYLMAMVQATRTEPRFRAGASTRGAIALLRAARGYALVDGREFLVPDDVRRLAGPVLAHRLLPAGASAATGEAYGEAVMLLDEIIARIPVPV